A genomic window from Salvia miltiorrhiza cultivar Shanhuang (shh) chromosome 5, IMPLAD_Smil_shh, whole genome shotgun sequence includes:
- the LOC130986315 gene encoding nuclear matrix constituent protein 1-like, translating to MFTPKRQWQGPSRTPRSEVRTPNPTAGKEKLVAFIDGPPPPRALLNDNGDRAETENMDDWRRFREVGLLDEASLERRDREALLEKAQRLESELHDYQYNMGLLLIENKEWTSKHDELHESLLEVQELLKREKAAHLIAVTQVEERETNLRKALEVERQCVAELERSLREIHAERDKIKITSDTKLADANHLVAGIQDRSLEVQQRLLAADAKLAEASRKSLEMERKLQEVETRESVLKRERMSFISERDAHEATFMKHKEDMREWERKLQEGEERLCQNRRLINEREEKLIELNRMLKHKESEFAEEQKRAEFLNLNLKKKEDEVNKKLSELIEKEEKAEALRTNLEMKEKDLSALTEKLSERERVEIQNLVDEHRAAFEIKKQDLDVEMEEQRKLLEAEFRVKMDELGKKANEINHMVEKLKKQEQALEKKSERVKEKEKDIDVKSKGLKEKDKALKLEEKNLNSLRRETDSEKEALQILKDELEKMKAEISRTEMQINDETEKLRITQEEREKHNHLIEELKQEIQRYNHQKDLLCKERDDLKLDRKRFEEEWEVLDEKRAEVTRELQQLDEDKKAIEKLKHSLEKKLEEDKIATENYIKREMETLRLEKESFAATMKHEQSMLSEKARHEHNQLLHDFETRKRDLEAEMRDNHEEFEKSLQERERAFEEKTEKERSSINHLKDVADKEVENMRSERSRLEKDRENIALNKKQLEEQQLEMQNDINELGVLSQKLKSQRQQFINERSRFVSFLERIKSCQNCGGMASDYMLADILVTELDENEASPLQAMGEQLLEKVASYDLKAKTPRGENDRKSPDSGGRISWLLRKCTPRVFKLSPTKKLQDVPSQNLDQALSDTLVNAAQNVGESSMPPVGASAQSDAPEIDRAVPEVSEDSKQSEMTHRGRKSARKPGDGIHRTRSVKAVVEDAEAFLRRTSKHGEPNEQQNKDAPASANEDSRGDSGFTGKGVGSVRRKRARAASSKMSDGDESDGQSESVSVGGRRKRRQTAAPVVQDAGKSRYNLRRHTVKGKGIAASTDSEKRPDKEVGDVAAPLDNEITSTPIEEVEDSAQVVSYKRVQTKTVMVDRVVRFVPSEANNDENSNPVMPAKNVEIVSEEVNGTPEYNDEDEHNSPLREEEEEEDEDDYDDDNPGEASVPRKLWKFFTS from the exons ATGTTCACTCCGAAGCGGCAGTGGCAGGGGCCCTCGAGAACACCTAGGAGTGAAGTACGTACGCCAAACCCTACTGCCGGCAAGGAGAAGTTGGTGGCTTTTATCGACGGCCCTCCGCCGCCAAGGGCCTTGTTGAATGACAATGGGGATAGAGCTGAGACGGAGAATATGGATGATTGGCGAAGGTTTCGGGAGGTGGGGCTGCTGGATGAGGCGTCTTTGGAGAGGCGCGATCGAGAGGCATTACTTGAGAAAGCCCAGAGGCTCGAAAGCGAG CTTCACGATTATCAGTATAACATGGGATTGCTGCTAATTGAGAATAAAGAGTGGACTTCAAAGCACGATGAACTTCATGAATCTCTTCTAGAAGTGCAGGAGCTCCTCAAACGTGAAAAGGCAGCTCACTTGATTGCAGTTACTCAAGTGGAGGAACGGGAAACAAATTTGAGAAAGGCTTTGGAGGTTGAGAGACAGTGTGTGGCAGAG CTTGAGAGGTCTCTGCGTGAGATACATGCGGAGCGTGACAAAATCAAGATAACGTCTGATACTAAGCTGGCTGATGCCAATCATTTGGTGGCCGGAATTCAAGATAGGTCTTTGGAAGTGCAACAAAGGTTGCTTGCTGCTGATGCAAAGCTTGCTGAGGCCAGCCGGAAGAGTCTAGAGATGGAGAGGAAGTTGCAGGAGGTTGAGACACGGGAAAGTGTTCTTAAAAGGGAGCGCATGTCCTTTATCTCTGA GCGGGATGCACACGAAGCAACTTTTATGAAGCATAAAGAAGATATGCGGGAGTGGGAACGGAAGCTGCAAGAAGGTGAAGAGAGACTTTGTCAGAATAGGAGACTTATTAATGAGAGAGAGGAGAAGTTAATTGAACTTAATAGGATGTTAAAGCATAAAGAGAGTGAATTTGCTGAAGAACAGAAGAGGGCTGAGTTTCTAAATTTAAACCTTAAGAAGAAAGAAGACGAGGTCAATAAAAAACTTTCCGAGCTGATCGAAAAAGAGGAA AAAGCTGAAGCTCTTAGAACAAATTTAGAGATGAAGGAAAAAGATTTAAGTGCGTTGACTGAGAAgctgagcgagagagagagg GTGGAGATTCAGAACCTTGTTGATGAGCACAGAGCTGCATTCGAGATAAAAAAGCAGGACCTTGACGTAGAAATGGAAGAGCAGAGAAAGTTGCTCGAGGCTGAGTTTAGAGTCAAAATGGATGAATTGGGTAAAAAGGCGAACGAAATCAACCATatggtggaaaaattgaaaaagcaGGAGCAGGCTCTGGAGAAGAAATCAGAAAGAGTcaaggagaaagagaaggatATTGATGTAAAGTCGAAGGGGTTGAAGGAAAAAGATAAGGCCCTGAAATTGGAGGAGAAGAATCTAAACTCTCTTAGGCGAGAAACAGATTCTGAGAAAGAAGCTTTACAAATTCTCAAAGATGAGCTTGAGAAGATGAAAGCTGAGATTAGTCGGACAGAAATGCAGATTAATGATGAAACAGAGAAGCTTAGAATTACTCAAGAAGAGAGGGAGAAGCACAATCATTTGATAGAGGAATTGAAACAGGAGATACAGAGGTACAATCATCAGAAGGATTTGCTTTGTAAGGAACGTGATGATTTGAAGCTAGACAGGAAGAGATTTGAGGAAGAGTGGGAGGTTCTTGATGAAAAAAGAGCTGAAGTTACTAGAGAGTTGCAACAACTTGACGAAGACAAAAAAGCAATTGAAAAATTGAAACATTCTTTGGAAAAGAAATTGGAAGAAGATAAAATTGCCACCGAAAACTACATTAAGAGGGAGATGGAGACTCTTAGACTCGAGAAAGAATCATTTGCTGCCACAATGAAGCATGAGCAGTCAATGTTATCAGAAAAAGCTCGGCACGAGCATAATCAGTTACTTCATGATTTTGAGACTCGTAAGAGGGATCTTGAGGCAGAAATGCGAGATAACCATGAGGAGTTTGAGAAATCTCTtcaggaaagagagagagcatTTGAGGAGAAGACTGAGAAAGAACGTAGCAGTATAAATCATTTGAAGGACGTTGCTGATAAGGAAGTTGAAAATATGAGGTCAGAGAGAAGCAGATTGGAGAAGGATAGAGAGAATATTGCCCTGAATAAGAAACAGTTGGAAGAACAGCAGCTAGAAATGCAAAATGACATTAATGAACTTGGCGTTTTAAGTCAAAAGCTTAAGTCGCAGAGGCAACAATTTATCAACGAGAGAAGCCGATTTGTTTCTTTTCTTGAGAGGATAAAGAGTTGTCAAAACTGTGGGGGCATGGCAAGCGACTACATGCTAGCTGACATTCTTGTTACTGAACTGGACGAAAACGAGGCTTCTCCCCTTCAGGCAATGGGAGAACAACTTCTGGAAAAAGTTGCTTCATATGATTTGAAGGCTAAGACACCTCGTGGTGAGAATGATAGAAAATCTCCGGATTCTGGTGGGCGTATTTCCTGGCTTCTTAGGAAGTGCACTCCAAGAGTCTTCAAGTTGTCTCCAACCAAGAAACTTCAAGACGTGCCTTCTCAAAACTTGGACCAAGCATTGTCTGATACACTGGTCAATGCTGCTCAAAATGTTGGAGAATCCAGCATGCCGCCGGTTGGAGCTTCTGCTCAATCTGATGCTCCTGAAATAGATCGTGCAGTACCAGAAGTTTCAGAAGATTCCAAGCAGTCAGAGATGACGCATCGTGGACGAAAATCTGCTCGAAAACCAGGGGATGGAATCCACAGAACACGTTCTGTTAAAGCAGTAGTTGAAGATGCTGAAGCTTTCTTGAGAAGGACATCAAAACATGGCGAGCCAAATGAGCAGCAAAATAAGGACGCCCCTGCTTCTGCCAACGAGGATAGTAGAGGAGATTCTGGCTTTACTGGTAAAGGAGTCGGTTCCGTTCGGAGAAAGCGAGCTCGTGCAGCATCTTCTAAAATGAGTGATGGCGATGAAAGTGATGGTCAGTCAGAAAGCGTGAGTGTGGGTGGCCGCAGGAAGAGGCGGCAAACAGCTGCTCCAGTGGTACAAGATGCTGGGAAGTCACGTTATAACCTTCGACGGCATACAGT TAAGGGCAAAGGTATCGCTGCCTCAACAGACTCTGAGAAAAGACCAGATAAAGAAGTTGGTGATGTGGCTGCACCACTGGATAATGAAATTACTTCCACACCAATTGAAGAAGTCGAGGATTCGGCTCAGGTCGTGTCTTATAAACGTGTACAAACAAAGACGGTCATGGTTGATAGAGTAGTCAGG TTTGTGCCATCAGAAGCCAATAACGATGAAAACTCGAATCCTGTCATGCCCGCGAAGAATGTGGAAATAGTCAGCGAGGAGGTCAATGGAACACCAGAATACAACGACGAAGATGAGCACAACAGCCCATTGCgcgaggaagaagaagaggaagacgaAGATGACTACGACGATGATAATCCGGGTGAAGCTTCAGTGCCCAGAAAGCTTTGGAAATTCTTCACATCGTGA